One region of Cloacibacillus sp. An23 genomic DNA includes:
- the thiC gene encoding phosphomethylpyrimidine synthase ThiC, translated as MTYVTQMEAARNSVITKEMEAAAAKEGIAPAELMRQMAEGRAIIPCNKRHACISPSAVGAALKTKINVNLGTSRDMTDMEMEFEKVKSAVDMGAEAIMDLSSFGDTRKFRRYLTENCPAMIGTVPIYDAVVYYHKPLAQITTDEWIDIVRMHAEDGVDFMTIHCGMNRDNAAKFKRNKRLTNIVSRGGSIMFAWMEMTGKENPFFERFDEILEICREYDVTLSLGDACRPGCLADATDAPQIGELITLGELTKRAWARDVQIMIEGPGHMPLNQIAANMEIEKTLCHGAPFYVLGPIVTDVAPGYDHITSAIGGAIAASHGAAFLCYVTPAEHLRLPDVNDVKEGIIAARIAAHAADIAKGVPGAAEWDYKMSEARKRLDWEGMFALAMDPEKARRYRAESKPEKEDTCSMCGNFCAVKNTNRILDGEIVSIFDE; from the coding sequence ATGACTTACGTAACGCAGATGGAAGCCGCGAGAAATTCGGTAATCACGAAAGAGATGGAGGCCGCCGCCGCGAAGGAGGGAATCGCGCCCGCGGAGCTGATGCGCCAGATGGCGGAGGGACGCGCGATAATCCCGTGCAACAAGCGCCACGCCTGCATATCGCCGAGCGCCGTAGGCGCGGCTCTGAAAACTAAGATAAACGTCAATCTCGGCACATCGCGCGACATGACCGACATGGAGATGGAGTTCGAGAAGGTCAAGAGCGCCGTCGATATGGGCGCGGAGGCGATAATGGACCTCAGCTCATTCGGCGACACGCGCAAGTTCCGCCGCTACCTCACGGAGAACTGTCCCGCGATGATCGGCACCGTACCGATATACGACGCGGTCGTCTACTACCACAAGCCGCTCGCGCAGATAACGACCGACGAATGGATAGACATAGTGCGGATGCACGCGGAGGACGGCGTGGACTTCATGACGATACACTGCGGCATGAACCGCGACAACGCGGCGAAGTTCAAGCGCAACAAGCGCCTCACTAACATCGTCTCGCGCGGCGGCTCGATAATGTTCGCGTGGATGGAGATGACGGGGAAAGAAAATCCGTTCTTCGAGCGCTTCGACGAGATTCTCGAAATCTGCCGCGAGTACGACGTGACGCTGAGCCTCGGCGACGCCTGCCGCCCGGGCTGCCTCGCCGACGCGACCGACGCGCCGCAGATAGGCGAGCTCATCACGCTCGGCGAGCTGACGAAACGGGCGTGGGCGCGCGACGTGCAGATAATGATAGAAGGCCCGGGCCACATGCCGCTCAACCAGATAGCGGCGAACATGGAAATCGAAAAGACTCTCTGCCACGGCGCGCCGTTCTACGTTCTCGGCCCGATAGTCACCGACGTCGCGCCGGGCTACGACCACATCACCTCGGCGATAGGCGGCGCGATAGCGGCCTCGCACGGCGCGGCCTTCCTCTGCTACGTGACGCCGGCCGAGCATCTGCGCCTGCCCGACGTGAACGACGTCAAAGAAGGGATAATCGCCGCGCGCATAGCCGCGCACGCCGCCGACATAGCGAAGGGCGTGCCGGGCGCGGCCGAGTGGGACTATAAGATGAGCGAAGCGCGCAAGCGCCTCGACTGGGAGGGAATGTTCGCCCTCGCGATGGACCCCGAGAAGGCGCGCCGCTACCGCGCCGAGTCGAAGCCGGAGAAGGAAGACACGTGCAGCATGTGCGGCAACTTCTGCGCAGTGAAGAACACGAACAGGATACTCGACGGCGAGATAGTCTCAATATTCGACGAATAA